TTGATTGCATCGACAACCTGATCCAGGAAATTCGCCCCGCTGCCGGTAGAACGGTTGTAGGCGTAATCTCCGACCGAGGTGCCGCCGTCGGCGTTTTGAATAATTCCAAAATAATGGTTTGGATACCGGGAGGCCATCTCTCTGACAACCGCCATTCCCATACCGCCGCCGACCGGTTTTTTGTCAGGGGTCTCGAAATTACGCTGGTCCCGGTGAACAGGTTCGGTTGCCGGAATCCATTCATGATGCGGCGGACCCGAATAGTTATCCTGAATATGGAAGTTCCAGCATCGTGGATGGGCTATGAAAAAGAAGTCACGACAACTGTCGGGCGTGGATCCCCGCCCAACCATGTTCGAATGGCCGATAAATACATAGACATGCATTTTTTCTTTGGGGACGGTGATCGAATTACCGCCGTCGGTCAAAACAACCTGAGCGTGTGCGCCGGATATCAAGAGAACAAAAATAAAAGCAGCAGAAATCAGATATTGTGAAGCGGCATGCGCAGCTCCGGAAAGTGGATGCTTCAGCATTGATAAACTCCTTTGAAAACCGGTGGTTGCTTAATCGCTTAAAATGCGAGTGTGTCTTTTTATGGATTAAGCCAGTAACAGCACCGGTTTCGATTTATTTTAAATTCGCCTTCAAATGCCAGGTAGTGGAAGCGTTGAGCATCCGTTACGTTAATATAATGAATATTGATGCATAATGTCGGTTGTTTTTGGGTTATGGAGCCTCTTTTTTTTAATTTTCTAAGCCAGGGAATACAAATGTGTATCTATGCAAAAGCGAGCCGGCAAAGTATATTCGTGCAGCAGTGAGAAAACAGAAAAGCAAAAGTGTCTGGCATGTTTATATACTACGCACGTGGGACAACACTCTTTATACGGGTGTTACAACCGATGTACGGCGGCGATTTATCGAACATTGTTCGGAAGGGCGCCGGCGGGCGAAATATCTGAAGGCCCATCCGCCCAGGGAAATAGCATTTTCCTGTGAGATCGGGAGCCGTTCGACGGCACTGAAAGTTGAATACCGGCTCAAGAAACTGACGCGATTGCAGAAAGAACGGATTATCGCGCAGGGTGAATTATCCTATCAACACGACAGTGGAAGGATATTGGTGAAATGACCTCTGAATTAGTTTATTCTACAGAAACAGGCCGGATATGTCCCTCCTGCGGCAAACCGGCTCAACACTGCATCTGCAGCAGGAAAAAAGGAGTTGCACAATCAAAAGGTGACGGACGTGTGCGGGTGTCCCTGGAGAAAAAGGGGAGAAAAGGGAAAGGGGTGACGATTATCACCGGTCTGCCGCTCAATTCCGATGAGATGAAAGCATTGACAAAAGAACTCAAGCGGGGTCTGGGGACCGGCGGCACGGTTAAAAGTACCCACATAGAGATTCAGGGCGATCATCGTGATGCACTGGTTGAAGAATTGAATAAGCGAGGGTATAAAGCCAAAAGGTCGGGTGGGTAAGCAGCATCATCGATAAGCCCGCTGTTTGCTTTCCATTGTGAGAATTGTTTATCCAGAGAAAAGAAACAAAATGCCGCGCCTGTAAAAATACACAGGTCGTCGGCAGCAGCAGAGGAGGAAGTATGCGCTATTTTTTATTTACGGTTATTGCAATCACAGCACTTGCCCATGCTGAGATCAAAACCGGCATGATCGAGTATTCGGTGGATACCGTACAGTTCAAAGGATTTTACGCCTTTGATTCCACCGTGCAAGGAGATCTGCCGGGCGTTTTAGTTGTCCATGAATGGTGGGGGCTCAACGATTTTGCCAGAGAGCAGGCAAAAAAACTTGCAGCGATGGGCTACTATGCTTTTGCGGCCGACATGTATGGCGGCGGCAAATCGACAAAAAAAAGAGAGCAGGCATCGCAATGGGCCTCGGAGGTGCGCGGGAATACAAAATTGCTTCGCAAGCGTGTGCGCGCAGCCCTGCAGACCCTCGCCCGGCAGGAGCGGGTGGATTCGACAAAGCTTGCGGCAATCGGTTTCTGTTTCGGCGGCACAACCGTACTTCACCTGGCATTTGGCGGCGTTCCGGTAGAAGGCGTTGCGAGCTTTCACGGGCATCTGCCAATTCCGTCCGAAAAAGAGCTGAAGCAGACCAAAGCGTCGGTCCTGGTTCTTCACGGCGCCGATGACCCCTCAATCAAAAAAGCGGATATAGATACATTCATGGCAGCCTTGAAAAAATCATCGGTTGACTGGCAGTTGATCTTTTTCGGCAACGCGGTGCACAGCTTTACTAATCCGAAATCAGGTTCGGATAAATCGAAGGGAGTTGCCTATAACGAGCGTGCGGCAAAAAGATCGTGGCGTTATCTGGAGGTGTTTCTGAGAGAGATCTTTCGGAAATGAGGATTTGATTTGGGGGAAAGATCGCTCGCAATACGTTTCTCAACGAGTCCGGAAAAAGAATAATATCTGTGACAAGGAGACCTCTCCCGGACTCGATCCGGAAACGACAACGATTTGCGAGCGCATCCATTTTTCCAATACCGTTTTTGCCCGGCTATCTCCCGAGACCGAAAACCAGGCCGCCGTTAAAATTCCAGTAGTTATTGGGTTGATCATCACGGGCCACATAATTCCATTGAGGATACAAACGGAGCATAACCGGTGTTGCATGGCCGATTGTTACACCGCCGCCAACAGAAACACCGAAATGAGTACCGGTGCCTTCACCAAGTTCCCTTAAAATATGCTCGCCCCGCAGATTGATGGCATTTGCGGTAGTTTCGGAATGAATTACATACAGTCCTGCCCCTGTCTGAACAAAGAGATTAATGACATTTTTCTCAAAAAGTGTGGTCAGGCGGACCAGCGGAGCAATTTCCATACTCCAGATAGTGCCTTCAATATCGAGAATATAGAGGGAATCGTCAAGCTCCGGAAGCATTTCGTCCATTGACGGCGCCCAATCGGTATAGCTGTACCGTAAACCGATATGAAGAAAATCGAAAAGGGCATAGACACCATCGGTGGTGAATGAAAAACCGATCTGCAGGTTATCGATCCCCTCTCCCAGCGATTTTGCCGCTGCACCGTCGGCAGCAAGAAAAACCGATTGTCCTCGGGAGGCTGAATTTATCGCAACTACCATTACGAAGAGATATATCATTTGTCGATTAAATATGAACATAGGTTTCTCCTTTCCCCCTTCCGAAGCGTAAGCCGGAGTGGTTTGTAAATCGTGTTTGTTGGCAGGATCGGGGGACTGATTGGACCTGCAGCTGTTGTATACATTTGCAAACATAATGCCAGATTCAGAGCAGTTTCCCTGTGATGTTGCCTGAAGTGGTGTACGAATGGTAAAGGCCGGGGCAACGTGAATCAGGCGCCGTGAGGGGGCAGTATGCTGTCATAAAACGGTTATACGCCCTGAAACCGAGTGTCCGCCATAGGTAAACTTCGCGTAGAGTATGGTATGAGATGGGGGATTTCGGTTTAAGGTGAATGTTCCGGGGGCCTGGTATCGCTGTAGTTCAACGCATTCTTCTCCGGTAAGAAAGAGCCATGGAATGCCGTGGTCGACCGAACTATCTTTTCGGGGTTACCACTACCGGAACCGCCGGAGGTGATTCCGGTGCTCCGGTGAGGTGACGGTGATTGTTCCCTGCGCAGAATCGCCGGGGGAAGGTCCGCGATCGATATACTGATTTCCATTAATAGAAGCATATAATAGAAGCATAAACCCCTGAGGGTTTGCCGGTAACGGAAATTTCATTAAGGACCCCAGTTCTTTCGTTGGTGAACGGTATGTCAGGTGATATTATTGAGGAACGTTTTCAAAAGTGACAATTTATGGAACAACTTTTGCTTTATTCAGGAATGTTCAAAAAGGTAATAATTATATTCATTGCCGCTCGTGAGTAGCTTCATATATTTTTCTTCTCAATTTTCCCCAATTTTTCCCATTTCCGGAAAAATCTGGATTGCAGCCCACTCTTTCAGGAGGTTCGTTATATGCATCTCAAAAAAATAATCCATTCTATCACCATCATTTCTATGTTG
This region of Chitinivibrionales bacterium genomic DNA includes:
- a CDS encoding GIY-YIG nuclease family protein, with product MRKQKSKSVWHVYILRTWDNTLYTGVTTDVRRRFIEHCSEGRRRAKYLKAHPPREIAFSCEIGSRSTALKVEYRLKKLTRLQKERIIAQGELSYQHDSGRILVK
- a CDS encoding translation initiation factor Sui1 — encoded protein: MTSELVYSTETGRICPSCGKPAQHCICSRKKGVAQSKGDGRVRVSLEKKGRKGKGVTIITGLPLNSDEMKALTKELKRGLGTGGTVKSTHIEIQGDHRDALVEELNKRGYKAKRSGG
- a CDS encoding dienelactone hydrolase family protein, giving the protein MRYFLFTVIAITALAHAEIKTGMIEYSVDTVQFKGFYAFDSTVQGDLPGVLVVHEWWGLNDFAREQAKKLAAMGYYAFAADMYGGGKSTKKREQASQWASEVRGNTKLLRKRVRAALQTLARQERVDSTKLAAIGFCFGGTTVLHLAFGGVPVEGVASFHGHLPIPSEKELKQTKASVLVLHGADDPSIKKADIDTFMAALKKSSVDWQLIFFGNAVHSFTNPKSGSDKSKGVAYNERAAKRSWRYLEVFLREIFRK